One Triplophysa dalaica isolate WHDGS20190420 chromosome 1, ASM1584641v1, whole genome shotgun sequence DNA segment encodes these proteins:
- the si:ch211-119e14.1 gene encoding uncharacterized protein si:ch211-119e14.1, whose protein sequence is MTSNTVSGDSTPIVIALLFIWLILVLALVFFYKRLNKDTNGQYEIHRLIFAEGGLRDQLRQGVGVVENRLGVRILPPPHEEEEHLEDNKGKDEEDVDNDSQAEEEEEQENHDIKDDSSDDYSSIDLRERANKRKDSKNGEKTEDKEDKEKREKAAGEDGKHGNEVKNEEKVGLLVDLKPFAGSAIWSEQSKDEGNDLTAL, encoded by the coding sequence ATGACATCGAACACAGTTTCCGGTGACAGTACCCCAATTGTCATTGCCCTCCTCTTCATTTGGCTTATACTAGTTCTGGCTCTAGTGTTCTTCTACAAGAGACTAAATAAAGACACAAATGGACAATATGAAATCCATCGCCTAATCTTCGCTGAAGGCGGACTACGTGACCAATTGAGACAAGGAGTCGGAGTTGTGGAAAATAGACTTGGTGTCCGCATTTTGCCCCCACCCCATGAAGAAGAGGAGCACCTAGAAGATAATAAAGGTAAAGATGAGGAAGATGTTGATAATGACAGCCAAGCggaggaagaagaagaacaagaaAATCATGACATTAAGGATGACTCTTCAGATGACTATTCCAGCATTGACCTGAGGGAGAGGGCAAATAAGAGAAAAGACAGCAAGAATGGCGAGAAGACTGAAGATAAAGAAGACAAGGAAAAACGGGAGAAGGCAGCAGGAGAGGATGGTAAACATGGTAACGAGGTGAAGAACGAAGAGAAAGTTGGATTGCTTGTAGACTTAAAGCCATTTGCAGGTAGTGCTATTTGGTCTGAACAGAGCAAAGATGAAGGAAATGACTTGACTGCTTTATGA